The segment TACCGGTGATTTCACCGTATTTGCTGGAGATGCCGCTGGTTGAGCCCTGCTGGAAGGTCATTTCCAGGCTGGAGCTGGTATAGGGGGCGGTGGTATTATAGGCGTCCCAATCGGACAGGGTAAGGGTTTCAGGGAAGAGGGGCCATTCACCGCCAGCGTCCATAGTGAGGGTGTCCAAGGGGCCTTTCAGAGTGAGTCCGATGGAGGTCAGATAGTAAGAGCTGGCCGTGGGCGTTCCCTGGTCGATGTAGGTGTTCTCCGGGAGACTGGAGGAGAAGACGAAGCTATCGTAAGGTTCGCCAAAACCGGGGTTGTAGACATGGCTTAGGAGCAGGGTGCCCGTCGGGGAGGTCAGATCGACGGTTACGATCGAGCTGCTGGCACTCGTGATCGTCAGGGTGGAGGAGAGGATATTGACACCGTTCACATAGGTCGTGCCGTACTGCGGGCCGCGGGAAGTCGGCGTGGCGTTGGTGTCGATGGAGAAGGCGAGCTCAAACGTGTCGCCGGTCTTGACATTCGCCTTGCTACTGCCATTGGGCGAGGTGCCCTTCATCACGCCAGTGAACGTGTAGTTGATAATCTCGGCCTGGGCATTCCAGGCGATCAGACATGCGATAAGAGGAAGAATGCGCTTAAGGCTTATGGGTAGCATGAAATAAGCTAATGCCTCTGACCTTTGAAGGGTCAATACATTTA is part of the Ruficoccus amylovorans genome and harbors:
- a CDS encoding PEP-CTERM sorting domain-containing protein (PEP-CTERM proteins occur, often in large numbers, in the proteomes of bacteria that also encode an exosortase, a predicted intramembrane cysteine proteinase. The presence of a PEP-CTERM domain at a protein's C-terminus predicts cleavage within the sorting domain, followed by covalent anchoring to some some component of the (usually Gram-negative) cell surface. Many PEP-CTERM proteins exhibit an unusual sequence composition that includes large numbers of potential glycosylation sites. Expression of one such protein has been shown restore the ability of a bacterium to form floc, a type of biofilm.), with the protein product MLPISLKRILPLIACLIAWNAQAEIINYTFTGVMKGTSPNGSSKANVKTGDTFELAFSIDTNATPTSRGPQYGTTYVNGVNILSSTLTITSASSSIVTVDLTSPTGTLLLSHVYNPGFGEPYDSFVFSSSLPENTYIDQGTPTASSYYLTSIGLTLKGPLDTLTMDAGGEWPLFPETLTLSDWDAYNTTAPYTSSSLEMTFQQGSTSGISSKYGEITGTSAALVPEPATYAALFAAATFAVAVIRRRRK